From Mustela nigripes isolate SB6536 chromosome 13, MUSNIG.SB6536, whole genome shotgun sequence, one genomic window encodes:
- the CHST14 gene encoding carbohydrate sulfotransferase 14, producing the protein MFPRPLTPLAAPNGAEPLGRALRRAPLGRARAGVGGPPLLLPSMLMFAVIVASSGLLLMIERGILAEMKPLPLHPPNREGAPWRQALPRPGGLSLEAGDPDLQVRQDVRNRTLRAVCGQPGMPRDPWDLPVGQRRTLLRHILVSDRYRFLYCYVPKVACSNWKRVLKVLAGVLDNVDVRLKMDHRNDLVFLADLRPEEIRYRLQHYFKFLFVRDPLERLLSAYRNKFGEIREYQQRYGAEIVRRYRAGAGPSPAGDDVTFPEFLRYLVDEDPERMNEHWMPVYHLCQPCAVRYDFIGSYERLEADANQVLEWVRAPPHVRFPARQAWYRPASPEGLHYHLCSAPRALLQDVLPKYILDFSLFAYPLPNVTREACHQ; encoded by the coding sequence ATGTTCCCCCGCCCGCTGACCCCCCTGGCGGCCCCAAATGGCGCCGAGCCCTTGGGCCGGGCGCTGAGGCGGGCCCCGCTGGGCAGGGCCCGGGCCGGGGTTGGGGGGCCGCCCCTGCTGCTGCCGTCCATGCTGATGTTCGCGGTGATCGTGGCCTCCAGCGGGCTGCTCCTCATGATCGAGCGGGGCATCCTGGCCGAGATGAAACCCCTTCCCCTGCACCCTCCCAACCGCGAGGGCGCGCCCTGGCGCCAGgccctccccaggcctgggggCCTGTCCCTGGAGGCCGGGGACCCGGACTTGCAGGTGAGGCAGGACGTCCGGAACCGGACCCTGCGGGCAGTGTGCGGACAACCAGGCATGCCCCGGGACCCTTGGGACTTGCCCGTAGGACAGCGGCGCACCCTACTGCGCCACATCCTCGTGAGTGACCGCTACCGCTTTCTCTACTGCTACGTCCCCAAGGTGGCCTGCTCCAACTGGAAGCGGGTGCTGAAGGTGCTGGCGGGCGTCCTGGACAACGTGGACGTCCGCCTCAAGATGGACCACCGCAATGACCTGGTATTCCTGGCCGACCTGCGGCCCGAGGAGATCCGCTACCGCTTACAGCACTACTTCAAGTTCCTGTTTGTGCGGGACCCGCTGGAACGCCTCCTGTCTGCCTACCGCAACAAGTTTGGCGAAATCCGAGAGTACCAGCAGCGCTATGGGGCGGAGATCGTGAGGCGGTACAGGGCTGGTGCCGGGCCCAGCCCTGCAGGGGACGATGTCACCTTCCCCGAATTCCTGAGATACCTGGTAGATGAGGACCCTGAGCGTATGAATGAGCACTGGATGCCTGTGTACCACCTGTGCCAGCCGTGCGCTGTGCGCTATGACTTCATAGGCTCCTATGAGAGGCTGGAGGCTGATGCCAACCAGGTACTGGAGTGGGTGCGGGCACCGCCCCATGTCCGGTTCCCAGCCCGCCAGGCCTGGTACCGGCCGGCCAGCCCCGAGGGCCTGCACTACCACCTGTGCAGCGCCCCACGGGCCCTCTTGCAGGATGTGCTACCCAAGTATATCCTAGACTTCTCCCTCTTTGCCTACCCACTGCCTAACGTCACCAGGGAGGCCTGTCACCAGTGA